From Syntrophus gentianae:
TTGGCGTCCTGCCGGTCGGGCTCCACCATGGTGATCACCGTATCGGGAGACACGAACCGGGTCATGTCATCGATGTGGCCGTTGGTGTCATCCCCCTCGATCCCTTCGCCCAGCCAGAGCACCTGCTCCACCCCGTAAAAGTCCCGCAGGGCCTGTTCAATCTGCCCCTGGTTCAAGGCGGGATTGCGGTTTTCGTGCAGCAGGCAGGCGGTTGTCGTGAGCACCGTCCCCGCGCCGTTGAAATCCACGGACCCCCCTTCCATGACAATCCCGGGGCTGAACACCGGAAGATCGAGAAGCGAGGCAACTCGCTCGGGGATCCTATTGTCCAGATCGTGGGGATACTTGTTTCCCCAGGCGTTGTACTCCCAGTTGACGATGACCTTTGCCGGTTCCAGGTCCGGGAGTTCGGTGATCAGGAAGGCCGGGCCGTGATCCCGGCACCAGGCGTCATTGGTGGGGTGATTGTAAAGGGAAATCCGCGCAAGGTCGACACCGATCTTTTCCAGATCCTCCCGGACATGCCGGCCCATGGTTTCGCCGGTCACGTTGATGTTGACCCTTTCCCCCCGGCTGATTTCTTTGATGAACGAATGGTAAAAAGGAAAAATCGTCGCGATCTTTCCCGGCCAGGAAGCCTCGTTGTGAGGATAGCTCAACCAGGTGGCGGCGTGTCGATGCCATTCGGGCGGAAAAGTGTAGCCCAGGTCTTTCGGTGTTTTCATAGGGTAAGAGAAGATTTAATCAAGGAAACGTTTTGAAAGGTCCCCGTAGGCATCGATCCGCCGATCGCGCAGGAACGGCCAGTGGGTCCGGTAAAAGCCGGTCAGGGAAAGATCGATTTCCTGGACATGCACGGCCTCTTCCGTATGGGGGGCCTGCCAGAGCACCGTACCGAATGGGTTGGAAACGAAGGAGCCTCCCCAAAACGCCATCTCTCCTTCCCGGCCCGTGCGGTTCACGGCGACGACGTGCACCCCGTTGGCGATGGCATGCCCCCGCTGGATCGTCTGCCAGGCGTCGAACTGCTCCCGGTTGATTTCCTGGTCCTGGGATGTCGCCCAGCCGATCGCCGTGGGATAGAATAGAATTTCTGCGCCCATCAGGGCGGAAATCCGGGCTGCTTCGGGATACCACTGGTCCCAGCAGATGAGTGTTCCGATCCGGGCATAGCGGGTCGAAAAGACGCGAAATCCCAGATCGCCCGGCGCAAAGTAGAATTTCTCATAGTAGCCGGGATCGTCAGGAAT
This genomic window contains:
- a CDS encoding agmatine deiminase family protein; amino-acid sequence: MKTPKDLGYTFPPEWHRHAATWLSYPHNEASWPGKIATIFPFYHSFIKEISRGERVNINVTGETMGRHVREDLEKIGVDLARISLYNHPTNDAWCRDHGPAFLITELPDLEPAKVIVNWEYNAWGNKYPHDLDNRIPERVASLLDLPVFSPGIVMEGGSVDFNGAGTVLTTTACLLHENRNPALNQGQIEQALRDFYGVEQVLWLGEGIEGDDTNGHIDDMTRFVSPDTVITMVEPDRQDANHAPLRDNLKALKKMRLLNGKALNIVEIPMPDPVFYDGQRLPASYANFYICNAGLLVPTFRCPKDQLAIDLLSRCFPDRPVIGIDSVEIIWGLGSWHCLSQQEPESPLS
- a CDS encoding carbon-nitrogen hydrolase — protein: MKEKERKVSVGLIQTACGPDREKNLAVALEKAEIAAGQGAQVLCFQELFTSLYFCDQESYDRFQWAEPVPGPTTERLQELARKREVVIVASLFEKRAEGLYHNTVAVIDAGGEYLGKYRKMHIPDDPGYYEKFYFAPGDLGFRVFSTRYARIGTLICWDQWYPEAARISALMGAEILFYPTAIGWATSQDQEINREQFDAWQTIQRGHAIANGVHVVAVNRTGREGEMAFWGGSFVSNPFGTVLWQAPHTEEAVHVQEIDLSLTGFYRTHWPFLRDRRIDAYGDLSKRFLD